Sequence from the Primulina huaijiensis isolate GDHJ02 chromosome 16, ASM1229523v2, whole genome shotgun sequence genome:
CATTCCTCGTATATGTGTACGTGTTAATTCTTTTTTTCGAATTAATGAAAAGTTTCGTGTCCTCTATACAGGACTGGAGATGCATATTCTTTTGTTTGTACGAGAGTATCGCCATTTGTTCCTATTGCATGCGATGTTGTTTTACCctttgaatataaaaaaacagGTTGTTGTCATTGTTAAGCATCGAAATACCCAACACTCTcacagaaaaaataaaaaccccAAAACTATTTGGAGAATATGGCTACAAATTATGCGCCATATGTGAATGTTGGTCACAGTAGTAAATATTAGAGGTGAGAATGAGCCAAATTGTGCAGAAatcgttcatatttttgtttggAGCTCAAATTTCATCGAGCGGGCTTGGGCTTCAGCTTGGCTTGTGtccattgtttttaaaaatcaacacTCAGAGCTCATATGACATATATATGTACTTTGTGCATATATATGTATGAGTCATAGTGTCTTGTTTTAGTGCGAAATCCGCAGCACCAGGAATGGATCCGTATGACAACCTTACCTAAGCCTAGCTTTGTATATGGATTGCTTGTATTGTTTTTCGTAGATTTCAGTTGTATTTTTGTTTGTGATGGATTTGTACAGCCATTCGAGGATGTCTTGCCTAGTCTCTCTCCTGTTTTGTATCGtttcaattatattttcttaaacaaAAATGGTCAAGGCCTGAAATCACGCAAATGCCTGTCGTAAATTTCAAACCTTTGACGGGGCAGCATCAGCAAATGGATAGCCTACTTTATTCTATGAATCCATAAAGTAATTACATTGTCGGGTAATTATGAAAAGGAAATGATTAATGATCATGATTTAGTTGGACGCAGTTGTTATGCTTGTTTTTACCTTCTTTTCGTAGTACGATGGTGAAGTTCCATTACAAATATTGAGTTTATTTTATgtgaattttcttaaaaattcagGTTTATCACCCAGTATCAAAATCTTGGGGTCTCgcacacaaaataaaaaaaaggattTTGAATCTTTTACAATTTTTGCTGCTCATAATAAATAGTTGATAGATCACAAGTCTCGTATCTTTGATGAAGAGTAGGCAGGAGGACGCCATTAGATTATAATCTCATTCAGAATACGCTGACAAATATTGACAATAACATGGAAATCACATCCTACAAAGCTACATGGAATCAAGAACCCTTATCCTCGAGGCAAAAAACTTACAAAAAAGACAAATTTGCAATAAAACATTGCACATTTAAGAAACGACTGGTAAAACCGAGATAGGCAAATTCAAGCCAACGCATCTTCCGTTGTCGGAAGCGAGGGGGAAAGTGATGTACGAGATTCATCGTAATCTTCCCCTAAAGGAGATTGCTCCACCCTTATCTCCTCTATCATTTTAACAGCTTCAGTCATTGTGGGCCTTTTTTCAGGCTGTGGTACCACACAAGCCATCGCCACATGAAGCATCGACACCAATTCTTCCTCAATATTCTTGTACCTCAACAATTCTGGATCGAACACTTCTGCCGTCCACTCGTCCCGCACAACAGACTGAACCCATTTCGGTAAATCAATTGATGTTTCCTCCTCCCTAACTCTAGCCCGGTTAGGGGAAGAATGTTGTGATGGAACCTTCCCTGTGAGTACTTCTAGTAACAGCACTCCAAAGCTGTAAACATCGGACTTTTGTGAAAGTCTCTTGATTTCTGCTTGCTCTGGTGCTTTGTAGCCTCCCAACCTAGCTATGGCATGTACGGGATTCAAAAGTAACGACAACCCAAAATCCGAAATGCAAGAAACTCCATTTTTATCTAGTAATACGTTTGATGATTTCACATTGCCATGAGGAATTCTAGAAGCTGCGTACTCTTCATGAATTCTTGCGAGCCCTCGAGCTGCGCCGAGAATTAAGCTGATTCTTGTAGTCCAATCCAGTGGGATTCTCCCAGGTCCTTTGTTTCCTGTCATCATCAAGAAATCAGCGCGAAAAAAGAACATATTAATTGATTGAAATTCTCAAATTTCATACCATGGAGAAGTGAATGTAAGCTCCCATTAGGCAGATAATCATAAACAAGCAACTTCTCTTCCCTTGCATAATAATAAGCTCTAAATCTCACTATATTAGGATGTCTAATCTTTCCAATCACGTCCATGTACTGCTCAAACTCTTTCCTAGCACAAGGATTTGCATCCTTGAGCCTTTTGACAGCCACGATGCATCCATCATCAAGCACGGCTTTATAGACAGTCCCCAGACTCCCTTTACCAAGCATTTCAGCCGATGCCCGGAGCAAATCCTCAAGTTCAAATTGCTTTTTCCTGTCAAAAAACACTAGTCTACTCTTATCAGTGGCATTTGTACCATCACTTTCTCCTCCTCCGGTATTAGCATAGACTCTCTTTTCTCCCGAGTGGCCATTTCTTCTCTTCCCGCCCTCACTTCCCGTTATTGAATTTGAGTCTCTCGAGTACTTCCCACAGCAGTATGCCACCGCAAAAGACGCTATCACCAGTAAAAGGACTGAATTTGCCACCACTATTGCTATTATTGCTCCATTGCCGAGTCTTTTATGATGTTTGCTTGATGACTCTTCAATCGTTGTACTTGATGATGAGGGAAGAGAACTGGGATTTGACAGTACAGTTTGTGGTGATGCCGGTCGTCCACCGGTGTATGAACACTGGGGAAAAGGGTTGTTCCCACAGAGCCCTTCATTGCCAAAAAGACTCTTGTCACCGAATTTTGATTGTAAAGTCTTTGGAACCATTCCATACAGTTCATTGTTCGACAGATTCAATTGTTTAAGCTGTGGAAGTGAATCAAGCAAGTCTGGGATTGTCCCTGAAATCTCATTGTTTTGGAGGTGAAGAGTGAGCAAGCGGGATAATTTGGAGAGGTTGGACGGGATTGAACCTTGGAGATTGTTGTTGGAGAGATCAAGGCGAAGGAGCCGGTGGAGGGACCAAAATTCTAGAGGTATTTCGCCAGAAAAGTCGTTTCCAGAGAGGTAGATCAGCTTGAGGTTAATGCATCGGGAGATCGGAGTGAGGGTGCCATTTAGGCGGTTGCCACGCAAATCAATGAAACGTAGCTGATCCAATGATGAGAGCGCGTCAATGGGGCCGCGGAGGTTGAGGTAGGGGAGGGAGAGGGTGGTCACACGGTCGTTGGTGCACTTCACGCCTGTCCAATTGGCCGCGCATGCTGTTGTGGTGGTGGTCCAGTTGGGGAGGAGTGTTCCGTGGAGGTCGGTTTGGGACTGGAAGAGGGAAAGGGCGGCGGTGTCGCCGGTGGCACCGGTATCGccgaggaggaggaggaggagtggGAGGAGAAAAATCAAGTAGAGGTCCATATGTGAATGCTGGATTGAGCGACGATTGCATGGGAGAATAATGTTATGAGCTTAATATTGTTGGAGGGTACTTGAAGTTTCAAAAGTNTGCAAGAGAAATGATTAAGGATGCAAGAAGCATGATGAGGGAGTTGGTTGTTCAAATGATTGCTGTTCTCCACTCCTTTTAATAAAGGAGgaaaagaagataaaatttaattataataattgggTATGTGGGATTGATTGGTGAAGTTCATGCACGCCATTCGAGATAATTTGCAgaatttttacttttcagttTTCTCGCACATATATTTCGGGGAATCCTAATCTCTCCACTTTTACCAATTCAAGATTACACCCgcaatttttattcttttcttttcttttcttttttcaat
This genomic interval carries:
- the LOC140961840 gene encoding leucine-rich repeat receptor-like protein kinase PXC1; this encodes MDLYLIFLLPLLLLLLGDTGATGDTAALSLFQSQTDLHGTLLPNWTTTTTACAANWTGVKCTNDRVTTLSLPYLNLRGPIDALSSLDQLRFIDLRGNRLNGTLTPISRCINLKLIYLSGNDFSGEIPLEFWSLHRLLRLDLSNNNLQGSIPSNLSKLSRLLTLHLQNNEISGTIPDLLDSLPQLKQLNLSNNELYGMVPKTLQSKFGDKSLFGNEGLCGNNPFPQCSYTGGRPASPQTVLSNPSSLPSSSSTTIEESSSKHHKRLGNGAIIAIVVANSVLLLVIASFAVAYCCGKYSRDSNSITGSEGGKRRNGHSGEKRVYANTGGGESDGTNATDKSRLVFFDRKKQFELEDLLRASAEMLGKGSLGTVYKAVLDDGCIVAVKRLKDANPCARKEFEQYMDVIGKIRHPNIVRFRAYYYAREEKLLVYDYLPNGSLHSLLHGNKGPGRIPLDWTTRISLILGAARGLARIHEEYAASRIPHGNVKSSNVLLDKNGVSCISDFGLSLLLNPVHAIARLGGYKAPEQAEIKRLSQKSDVYSFGVLLLEVLTGKVPSQHSSPNRARVREEETSIDLPKWVQSVVRDEWTAEVFDPELLRYKNIEEELVSMLHVAMACVVPQPEKRPTMTEAVKMIEEIRVEQSPLGEDYDESRTSLSPSLPTTEDALA